The following are from one region of the Actinoplanes sp. L3-i22 genome:
- a CDS encoding aldo/keto reductase, which produces MELRNFGRLGQISALTLGGGGIGGVWGTTDRREAVATVHAALDAGITMLDLAPAYGTDFEAERVAGEALRGSATDVLITSKVGLPDDTSRDFAARIRSGLTASLARIGRDHLDLFLLHTQIRAAAAVPETIGWDEYHEAAAEFERLRDEGLIRAWGITAVGHPDRVIDALGDAPRPDAAQVIVNALDLNGWWYFDGVRPRSDDIVRSANENGVQVMGIRAVAAGALTSGIDRTTEATDPVAHDFARAGSFRKLAAEWGTSPATLAHRFALSAPGVSTVVLGVKNRAELDECLAAEAAGPLSPSEMDALWALRTAR; this is translated from the coding sequence ATGGAACTGCGGAACTTCGGGAGACTCGGGCAGATCAGCGCACTCACCCTGGGCGGCGGCGGCATCGGCGGCGTCTGGGGCACGACCGATCGGCGCGAGGCGGTGGCCACCGTGCACGCCGCCCTCGACGCCGGCATCACGATGCTGGACCTGGCGCCGGCCTACGGCACCGACTTCGAGGCGGAACGGGTGGCCGGCGAGGCCCTGCGCGGCTCCGCGACGGACGTCCTGATCACGTCCAAGGTCGGGCTGCCGGACGACACGTCCCGGGACTTCGCGGCCCGCATCCGGAGCGGCCTCACCGCCAGCCTGGCCCGGATCGGCCGCGACCACCTCGACCTCTTCCTGCTGCACACCCAGATCCGCGCGGCGGCCGCGGTGCCCGAGACCATCGGGTGGGACGAATATCACGAGGCCGCCGCCGAGTTCGAGCGGCTACGCGACGAGGGCCTGATCCGGGCCTGGGGCATCACCGCGGTCGGCCATCCGGACCGGGTGATCGACGCGCTCGGCGACGCGCCCCGGCCGGACGCGGCGCAGGTGATCGTGAACGCGCTCGACCTCAACGGCTGGTGGTACTTCGACGGCGTCCGGCCGAGGAGCGACGACATCGTCCGCTCCGCGAACGAGAACGGGGTCCAGGTCATGGGCATCCGCGCGGTCGCGGCCGGGGCACTGACCTCGGGCATTGACCGTACGACCGAGGCCACCGACCCGGTCGCCCACGACTTCGCGCGGGCCGGATCGTTCCGGAAGCTGGCCGCGGAGTGGGGCACGTCGCCGGCCACGCTGGCGCATCGGTTCGCGCTGTCGGCGCCGGGCGTGTCGACCGTCGTCCTCGGCGTGAAGAACCGTGCCGAGTTGGACGAGTGCCTGGCGGCGGAGGCGGCGGGGCCGCTGTCGCCGTCCGAGATGGACGCCCTGTGGGCGTTGCGAACCGCCCGCTGA
- a CDS encoding diguanylate cyclase → MPPTSLGSLLAEVEQLVVDCYTSHDGLAERTAALIMAAEAAGDRRSADLARLIAAELDNRNGRVPEAVETARTMLGTSDDRLVRAKAHAIIAGGVWRIGDSATAVRHSLRSVRMLQPEDPITIRADHAIILAVLINDQGLDDFETAEFAAAQRDAEASGQPALEIANLNNWAWYSYQGGDLETAAAMVERMRARAETTGQQLNSSCADTVARVLLETGRPEEAGEVIQEAITNAPATDSDAVPAALLTLAEIERRQGDHAGAVRTLLRCRELAAEHNRQDADAEALRALAGCYADIGDFESAYRTMCEFHERWEVMRTQQSAVAARFAHAQFALEQAWDVAERDPLTGLGNRRRCEVELTAALATGGPVSVALLDLDHFKQVNDTFSHTTGDEVLRRVAGLLAAAPGFAGRHGGEEFLMVFQAGAAEAAEHCAALRAAVEGHAWGEVAAGLAVTTSIGVTEIRPGEDRKDALLRADDLLYAAKRAGRNQVKTL, encoded by the coding sequence GTGCCGCCAACATCGCTGGGAAGCCTGCTCGCCGAGGTCGAGCAGCTCGTCGTGGACTGCTACACGTCCCACGACGGCCTGGCCGAGCGGACCGCGGCGCTGATCATGGCGGCCGAGGCGGCGGGGGATCGGCGCAGCGCCGACCTGGCCCGGCTGATCGCCGCCGAGCTGGACAACCGGAACGGCCGGGTGCCGGAGGCGGTCGAGACGGCCCGGACGATGCTCGGCACGAGCGACGACCGGCTGGTGCGGGCGAAGGCGCACGCGATCATCGCCGGTGGGGTGTGGCGGATCGGGGACAGCGCCACCGCGGTGCGGCACTCGCTGCGTTCGGTGCGGATGCTCCAGCCGGAGGACCCGATCACGATCCGCGCCGACCACGCGATCATCCTGGCCGTGCTGATCAACGATCAGGGCCTGGACGACTTCGAGACGGCCGAGTTCGCCGCCGCCCAGCGCGACGCCGAGGCATCCGGGCAGCCGGCGCTGGAGATCGCGAATCTGAACAACTGGGCCTGGTACTCCTACCAGGGTGGCGACCTGGAGACGGCCGCGGCGATGGTCGAGCGGATGCGGGCGCGGGCGGAGACGACCGGGCAGCAGCTGAACTCGTCGTGCGCGGACACGGTCGCCCGGGTCCTGCTGGAGACCGGCCGCCCGGAGGAGGCCGGCGAGGTGATCCAGGAGGCGATCACCAACGCGCCGGCCACCGACTCTGACGCGGTGCCGGCCGCGCTGCTCACCCTGGCCGAGATCGAGCGCCGGCAGGGCGACCACGCCGGCGCGGTGCGGACCCTGCTGCGCTGCCGCGAGCTGGCGGCCGAGCACAACCGGCAGGACGCCGACGCGGAGGCGTTGCGCGCGCTGGCCGGCTGCTACGCCGACATCGGGGACTTCGAGTCGGCCTACCGGACCATGTGCGAGTTCCACGAGCGGTGGGAGGTGATGCGCACCCAGCAGAGCGCGGTGGCGGCCCGGTTCGCGCACGCGCAGTTCGCGCTCGAGCAGGCCTGGGACGTGGCCGAGCGGGATCCGCTGACCGGTCTCGGCAACCGCCGCCGCTGCGAGGTCGAGCTGACCGCCGCGCTCGCGACCGGCGGTCCGGTCTCCGTGGCGCTGCTCGACCTGGACCACTTCAAGCAGGTCAACGACACGTTCTCGCACACCACCGGGGACGAGGTGCTGCGCCGGGTGGCGGGTCTGCTCGCCGCGGCGCCGGGCTTCGCCGGGCGGCACGGCGGCGAGGAGTTCCTGATGGTGTTCCAGGCCGGCGCGGCGGAGGCGGCCGAGCACTGCGCGGCGCTGCGGGCCGCGGTCGAGGGGCACGCGTGGGGCGAGGTCGCGGCCGGTCTCGCGGTCACCACCAGCATCGGGGTGACCGAGATCCGGCCGGGGGAGGACCGCAAGGACGCGCTGCTGCGCGCCGACGACCTGCTCTACGCCGCGAAGCGGGCCGGTCGGAACCAGGTCAAGACCCTTTAG
- a CDS encoding ABC transporter ATP-binding protein, with amino-acid sequence MSEPVLEIKNLNVEYGLGDQAVRAVRDVNLTLHRGEVLGLAGESGSGKSTLAYGMTRLLAPPGVITGGQVIYHPEKGEAYDVLGLSDHELRGFRWAETAIVFQGAMNSLNPVHKISTQLTDVLRAHQPELSEAARNARAREMLKLVGIAADRMEAYPHQLSGGMRQRVMIGMALILQPQVVIMDEPTTALDVVMQRQILGQLIELRERLGFSVIFITHDLSLLVEFSNKIAIMYGGRIVEEAPAAAIYKDSLHPYSKGLLGSFPALRGPRRELTGIPGSPPDLKGMPTGCSFHPRCPKAFEPCSGHIPVLGRPGTPDGSTRSVACWLHPTEQPVG; translated from the coding sequence GTGAGCGAGCCCGTTCTGGAGATCAAGAACCTGAACGTCGAGTACGGCCTGGGCGACCAGGCGGTCCGCGCGGTCCGCGACGTCAACCTGACCCTGCACCGCGGCGAGGTGCTCGGCCTGGCCGGCGAGAGCGGCTCCGGCAAGTCGACCCTGGCCTACGGCATGACCCGGCTGCTCGCCCCGCCCGGCGTGATCACCGGCGGCCAGGTGATCTACCACCCGGAGAAGGGCGAGGCGTACGACGTCCTCGGCCTCTCCGACCACGAGCTGCGCGGCTTCCGCTGGGCCGAGACCGCGATCGTGTTCCAGGGCGCGATGAACTCGCTGAACCCGGTGCACAAGATCTCCACCCAGCTGACCGACGTGCTCCGGGCCCACCAGCCGGAGCTGTCCGAGGCGGCCCGCAACGCCCGGGCGCGGGAGATGCTCAAGCTGGTCGGGATCGCCGCCGACCGGATGGAGGCGTACCCGCACCAGCTCTCCGGCGGCATGCGCCAGCGCGTGATGATCGGCATGGCGCTGATCCTGCAGCCGCAGGTCGTGATCATGGACGAGCCGACCACCGCGCTCGACGTGGTCATGCAGCGGCAGATCCTCGGCCAGCTGATCGAGCTGCGCGAGCGGCTGGGCTTCTCGGTCATCTTCATCACGCACGACCTGTCGCTGCTGGTCGAGTTCTCCAACAAGATCGCGATCATGTACGGCGGCCGGATCGTCGAGGAGGCGCCGGCCGCGGCGATCTACAAGGACTCGCTGCACCCGTACTCGAAGGGTCTGCTCGGGTCCTTCCCGGCCCTGCGCGGGCCGCGCCGTGAGCTGACCGGCATCCCCGGCTCCCCGCCGGACCTGAAGGGGATGCCGACCGGGTGCTCGTTCCACCCGCGCTGCCCGAAGGCGTTCGAGCCCTGCTCCGGGCACATCCCGGTGCTGGGCCGGCCGGGCACGCCGGACGGGTCGACCCGATCCGTGGCGTGCTGGCTGCACCCGACCGAGCAGCCGGTCGGCTAG
- a CDS encoding GH1 family beta-glucosidase, whose translation MTFTWGVATSAYQIEGAAAEDGRTPSIWDTFAHTVVGEHGDVACDHYHRMPDDVRLIKSLGVDAYRFSVSWTRVQPNGRGPGNERGLDFYDRLVDELLGNGITPWLTLYHWDLPQELEDAGGWPVRDTAYRFADFSGIVADRLRDRVKNWQTLNEPWCAAYLGYQHGVHAPGRRSYDDALKATHHLLLAHGLAASVVKKPDNSVGIALNIGTATPHTDDPLDIAAARRADGNVTRIFLDPLVHGHYPADVLEDLAAQGHTLPIQDGDLAIINQRPDVLGVNFYFGQDFAGRDEQGNTHDANGLPIVREIRPDVPQTAMGWAITPDRFTTLLLRLHHDYGVPLAVTENGAVYDDVADETGFVADQERTAYLRDHVEATLAARAQGADVRGYFAWSLMDNFEWAEGYQRRFGLVAVDYETQRRTPKQSALWFRDRIRSGM comes from the coding sequence GTGACATTCACCTGGGGCGTCGCCACCTCCGCCTACCAGATCGAGGGCGCCGCCGCCGAGGACGGCCGCACGCCGTCCATCTGGGACACCTTCGCGCACACCGTCGTCGGCGAGCACGGCGACGTGGCCTGCGACCACTACCACCGGATGCCGGACGACGTGCGGCTGATCAAGAGTCTGGGCGTGGACGCGTACCGGTTCTCGGTCTCCTGGACGCGGGTCCAGCCGAACGGGCGGGGGCCGGGCAACGAGCGTGGTCTGGACTTCTACGACCGGCTCGTGGACGAGTTGCTCGGCAACGGGATCACGCCGTGGTTGACGCTGTACCACTGGGATCTGCCGCAGGAGCTGGAGGACGCCGGGGGCTGGCCGGTCCGGGACACCGCCTACCGATTTGCCGATTTCTCCGGCATAGTGGCCGATCGACTGCGGGATCGCGTCAAGAACTGGCAGACGCTGAACGAGCCTTGGTGTGCCGCCTACCTGGGCTATCAGCACGGGGTGCACGCGCCCGGGCGCCGCTCGTATGACGACGCGCTGAAGGCCACGCACCACCTGCTGCTCGCGCACGGGCTTGCCGCCTCTGTCGTGAAAAAGCCGGATAACTCGGTCGGGATCGCGCTGAACATCGGCACGGCGACACCCCACACCGACGACCCGCTGGACATCGCCGCCGCCCGGCGCGCGGACGGCAACGTGACCCGGATCTTCCTCGACCCGCTGGTGCACGGCCACTACCCGGCAGACGTCCTGGAAGACCTGGCCGCCCAGGGCCACACGCTGCCGATCCAGGACGGCGACCTGGCGATCATCAACCAGCGCCCGGACGTCCTCGGCGTCAACTTCTACTTCGGACAGGACTTCGCCGGCCGCGACGAGCAGGGCAACACCCACGACGCGAACGGGCTGCCGATCGTCCGGGAGATCCGGCCCGACGTGCCGCAGACCGCGATGGGCTGGGCGATCACCCCGGACCGGTTCACCACGCTGCTGCTGCGCCTGCACCACGACTACGGCGTGCCGCTCGCGGTGACCGAGAACGGCGCGGTCTACGACGACGTCGCCGACGAGACCGGCTTCGTGGCTGATCAGGAACGGACGGCGTACCTGCGCGACCACGTCGAGGCCACCCTTGCGGCCCGGGCGCAGGGCGCCGACGTACGCGGATATTTCGCCTGGTCCCTGATGGACAACTTCGAGTGGGCCGAGGGTTATCAGCGGCGGTTCGGGCTGGTGGCGGTCGATTACGAGACCCAGCGGCGGACGCCGAAACAGAGTGCGCTGTGGTTCCGGGACCGCATACGCTCCGGCATGTGA
- a CDS encoding bifunctional 2-polyprenyl-6-hydroxyphenol methylase/3-demethylubiquinol 3-O-methyltransferase UbiG, whose product MTDYLTVNRANWDERAPAHAASADYGFDRFANDPSHLSDVVRFDLPRLGDIAGQRAVHLQCHIGTDTVSLSRLGAELTGLDFSGESLKQARALSERAGADIPFVQSDVYAARDVLDGEFDLVYTGIGALGWLPSIKRWAETVASLLAPGGRLFLREGHPVLWACEYERTDGIIALHEPYFEQAAPQIYDEPGTYVDTDHQFQHTVTHEWNHALSEIVTAVLDSGLTLTGLVEHQSVPWNALPGRMTKRPDGEWQLTDRPERLPHTYTLQARKPI is encoded by the coding sequence GTGACCGACTATCTGACCGTCAACCGCGCCAACTGGGACGAGCGTGCCCCGGCGCACGCCGCGTCGGCCGACTACGGCTTCGACCGCTTCGCGAACGACCCGTCGCACCTCAGCGACGTGGTCAGATTCGACCTACCGAGGCTCGGCGACATCGCCGGGCAGCGGGCCGTGCACCTGCAGTGCCACATCGGCACCGACACGGTCTCGCTGTCCCGGCTCGGCGCCGAGCTGACCGGTCTGGACTTCTCCGGCGAGTCCCTCAAGCAGGCCCGCGCCCTGTCCGAGCGGGCCGGCGCGGACATCCCGTTCGTGCAGAGCGACGTCTACGCCGCGCGGGACGTGCTCGACGGCGAGTTCGACCTGGTCTACACCGGGATCGGCGCGCTGGGCTGGCTGCCGAGCATCAAGCGCTGGGCGGAAACGGTCGCGTCGCTGCTCGCGCCCGGCGGGCGGCTGTTCCTCCGGGAGGGGCATCCGGTGCTCTGGGCGTGTGAGTACGAGCGGACCGACGGGATCATCGCGCTCCACGAGCCGTACTTCGAGCAGGCCGCACCGCAGATCTACGACGAGCCCGGCACCTATGTGGACACCGACCACCAGTTCCAGCACACCGTCACGCACGAGTGGAACCACGCGCTCAGCGAGATCGTCACCGCGGTCCTCGACTCCGGCCTCACCCTCACCGGGCTGGTCGAGCACCAGAGCGTGCCGTGGAACGCGCTCCCCGGCCGGATGACCAAGCGCCCCGACGGCGAGTGGCAGCTCACCGACCGGCCCGAGCGCCTGCCGCACACCTACACCCTGCAAGCCCGAAAACCGATTTAG